Proteins from a genomic interval of Rosa chinensis cultivar Old Blush chromosome 2, RchiOBHm-V2, whole genome shotgun sequence:
- the LOC112187004 gene encoding uncharacterized protein LOC112187004: MSPNSNREAMLDEEDSMELDSVVVEKCLRCSGDCARGKLLVCSVIGCPISVHEECMCCKPEIDEKGRFYCPYCAYKRALVREEKLRRKAMQAKEVLSMFINSGRVNFLVNDGEGSSGNGGGEGTAAGIGAVRDEVTVGRGMDGGETEDRSMEVDENGHGEMDENVSKGNSDQQCVSERREFDKRNEDDAVDGIDRGDGDSIRGNEENEGKSPGEELMRPEAMEVPGDDTVVPESGDFQSGSPLLRKRRYKQRAQKIVQLPYAVPVMIVPSPSTKSSSCQTDAVEEDAEKQSEKDATSYSSESRKVSESDQNVEGTISSKSRDIPESNPNQKATTSSKSRKSPESNQNGKVTTSCFESRKVPESNQNEKATTSVSSASREIPEPNQNEKATTAFSKSRKDTDSNHNGKTTTSSTEPIKVPESESEELLFHNAKRRKIKWTAEELKMLKDGVRLFSAQVNKNLPWRKILELGKAVFHETRTPDNLKDKWKLLSREASNKKQNHLDSK, from the exons ATGAGCCCTAATTCAAACCGAGAAGCAATGTTAGACGAAGAAGACTCCATGGAATTAGATAGCGTAGTAGTAGAGAAATGCCTTAGGTGTAGCGGCGATTGTGCTAGGGGAAAATTGCTAGTGTGTAGTGTGATTGGGTGCCCGATTTCTGTTCATGAGGAGTGTATGTGTTGTAAGCCTGAAATTGATGAGAAGGGAAGGTTCTACTGCCCTTACTGTGCTTACAAGAGAGCGTTGGTGCGGGAAGAGAAGCTGAGGAGGAAGGCAATGCAGGCTAAGGAGGTTCTGTCTATGTTTATCAATAGCGGTAGGGTTAATTTTTTGGTGAATGATGGAGAGGGGAGTAGTGGCAACGGGGGAGGTGAAGGCACAGCAGCAGGCATTGGGGCGGTTCGGGATGAGGTGACGGTAGGCAGAGGGATGGATGGTGGCGAAACTGAGGATCGGTCTATGGAAGTAGATGAAAATGGACACGGGGAAATGGATGAGAATGTGAGTAAGGGAAATTCGGACCAACAATGTGTGTCGGAGAGGCGTGAGTTTgataagagaaatgaagatgatgCAGTTGATGGAATTGACCGAGGAGATGGGGATAGTATAAGGGGGAATGAGGAGAATGAAGGCAAAAGTCCGGGAGAAGAACTGATGCGACCAGAGGCAATGGAGGTGCCTGGAGATGACACTGTTGTGCCTGAATCTGGTGATTTCCAGAGTGGTTCTCCTCTATTGCGTAAGAGGCGTTATAAACAAAGAGCTCAAAAGATAGTGCAGCTTCCGTATGCCGTTCCAGTAATGATAGTGCCTTCtccatcaacaaaatcatcctCTTGCCAAACTGATGCTGTAGAGGAGGATGCCGAGAAGCAAAGTGAGAAAGATGCTACCTCCTATTCCTCCGAGTCTAGAAAAGTTTCAGAATCAGACCAAAATGTGGAAGGTACTATCTCCTCCAAGTCAAGAGACATTCCAGAGTCAAACCCAAATCAGAAAGCTACTACCTCCTCCAAGTCCAGAAAAAGTCCAGAGTCGAACCAAAATGGGAAAGTTACTACATCCTGCTTTGAGTCAAGAAAAGTTCCAGAATCAAACCAAAATGAGAAAGCTACCACCTCCGTGTCCTCTGCGTCAAGAGAAATTCCAGAGCCAAACCAAAATGAGAAAGCTACTACCGCTTTCTCCAAGTCAAGAAAAGATACAGACTCGAACCACAATGGGAAAACTACTACCTCCTCCACTGAACCAATAAAAGTTCCGGAATCTGAAAG TGAAGAATTGTTATTTCATAATGCCAAGCGGAGGAAAATTAAGTGGACAGCTGAAGAGTTAAAAATGTTaaag GATGGGGTACGACTATTTTCAGCCCAAGTAAACAAAAATCTTCCCTGGAGGAAAATTTTGGAACTTGGTAAGGCTGTTTTTCACGAGACTCGGACTCCAGATAATCTTAAGGATAAATGGAAGCTCCTGAGCAGAGAAGCAtctaacaaaaaacaaaatcacttGGACTCCAAGTAA
- the LOC112187003 gene encoding glucose-1-phosphate adenylyltransferase small subunit 2, chloroplastic, with the protein MASSTMAANGVLTLRSSTYANASNQTQKTNPASAARGLSFSGSHLSGAKIPTTSLRTSPNNTQRAPLVVSPKAVSDSKNSQTCLDPDASRSVLGIILGGGAGTRLYPLTKKRAKPAVPLGANYRLIDIPVSNCLNSNVSKIYVLTQFNSASLNRHLSRAYASNMGGYKNEGFVEVLAAQQSPENPNWFQGTADAVRQYLWLFEEHNVLEFLVLAGDHLYRMDYERFIQAHRETDADITVAALPMDEKRATAFGLMKIDDEGRIIEFAEKPKGEQLKAMKVDTTILGLDDERAKEMPYIASMGIYVVSKNVMLDLLREKFPGANDFGSEVIPGATSIGLRVQAYLYDGYWEDIGTIEAFYNANLGITKKPIPDFSFYDRSSPIYTQPRYLPPSKMLDADVTDSVIGEGCVIKNCKIHHSVVGLRSCISEGAVIEDTLLMGADYYETDADRRYLAGRGGVPIGIGKNSHIKRAIIDKNARIGDNVKIVNSDSVQEAARETDGYFIKSGIVTVIKDALIPSGTVI; encoded by the exons ATGGCTTCCTCAACAATGGCAGCGAACGGGGTTCTCACTCTCCGGTCATCCACGTATGCCAATGCTTcgaatcaaacccagaaaacgaATCCGGCCTCCGCGGCGAGAGGGCTCTCGTTCAGCGGCTCTCATCTCTCCGGGGCCAAAATCCCGACCACGTCTTTGAGGACTTCCCCCAACAACACTCAAAGGGCGCCATTGGTTGTGTCTCCCAAGGCTGTTTCCGATTCCAAGAACTCCCAGACGTGTCTTGATCCCGATGCGAGCAGA AGTGTGTTGGGGATCATACTGGGAGGTGGAGCCGGGACGAGGCTTTACCCTTTGACGAAGAAGCGTGCGAAGCCTGCTGTTCCATTGGGAGCGAATTACAGGCTGATTGATATTCCGGTCAGCAATTGCCTCAACAGCAATGTTTCCAAGATCTACGTCCTCACACAGTTCAATTCCGCTTCTCTTAATCGCCATCTGTCTCGTGCTTACGCCAGCAACATGGGAGGGTACAAAAATGAAGGCTTTGTCGAAGTGCTTGCGGCGCAGCAGAGTCCCGAGAATCCCAATTGGTTTCAG GGTACTGCGGATGCTGTGAGGCAGTATCTGTGGTTGTTTGAAGAACACAATGTGTTGGAGTTTTTGGTTCTTGCCGGGGACCATTTGTATCGGATGGACTATGAGAGGTTCATTCAGGCTCATAGAGAAACTGATGCAGATATCACTGTGGCTGCTCTGCCCATGGATGAGAAGCGTGCTACTGCCTTCGGTTTGATGAAGATTGATGACGAGGGTCGCATTATTGAGTTTGCTGAGAAGCCTAAAGGGGAGCAACTCAAAGCTATGAAG GTAGATACAACCATATTGGGTCTTGATGATGAGAGAGCTAAAGAGATGCCTTACATCGCCAGTATGGGTATATATGTTGTGAGCAAAAATGTGATGTTAGATCTGCTTCGAGAGAAGTTTCCTGGAGCAAATGATTTTGGGAGTGAAGTCATTCCTGGTGCTACTTCCATTGGGTTGAGG GTTCAAGCTTATCTGTATGATGGCTACTGGGAAGACATTGGTACCATTGAGGCTTTCTATAATGCTAATCTGGGTATAACTAAAAAGCCAATTCCAGATTTCAG CTTCTACGATCGTTCATCCCCGATCTACACCCAACCTCGGTATTTGCCCCCATCCAAAATGCTTGATGCTGATGTCACAGATAGTGTTATTGGCGAAGGTTGTGTGATAAAG AACTGTAAAATTCACCATTCTGTCGTTGGGCTTCGTTCTTGCATATCAGAAGGTGCTGTTATTGAAGACACATTACTGATGGGGGCAGACTACTATGAG ACGGATGCTGACAGGAGGTATCTGGCTGGAAGAGGCGGTGTTCCAATTGGTATCGGAAAGAATTCTCACATTAAGAGAGCTATAATTGACAAGAATGCTCGAATTGGGGACAATGTGAAG ATTGTCAACAGTGACAGTGTGCAAGAAGCTGCAAGAGAAACAGATGGATATTTCATCAAAAGCGGGATTGTCACAGTGATCAAGGATGCCTTGATTCCTAGTGGAACCGTAATCTAA
- the LOC112187546 gene encoding uncharacterized protein LOC112187546, which produces MNRRVWFEGRAERKEMEVGPKVVLLLRDPEGFGQAISDAFHPNPTASVTEESFELSLERYGIRNCKASGKVRHFLDQHGQHEVSVLLMEYYESPILACAFNEVLAELAGQKSSSMPTIVAPFFVASSKLKWDSKSATKFDSKGSLYGIQIGPETDISKAIIARTQKAPPSLQIHHEPLACLLQLVRVLNLPTLVLIGQRGQRISDKEELEILYEIGELLANTCKVNFSRGKITWKPTKKSKDEQEPWRALYG; this is translated from the exons ATGAACCGCCGCGTTTGGTTTGAAGGAAGAGCAGAGAGAAAGGAAATGGAGGTAGGTCCAAAGGTAGTGCTTCTGTTGAGAGACCCAGAGGGCTTCGGCCAAGCCATCTCCGACGCGTTCCACCCTAACCCAACTGCTTCCGTCAC AGAGGAAAGCTTCGAGCTTTCGCTGGAGCGCTATGGGATCCGAAATTGCAAAGCTTCTGGAAAAGTTCGTCACTTTCTTGATCAGCACGGTCAACATGAG GTGTCAGTGTTGCTTATGGAATATTATGAATCACCGATACTAGCATGTGCTTTTAATGAAGTTCTGGCTGAACTAGCAGGACAAAAATCATCCTCAATGCCCACCATTGTTGCCCCCTTTTTCGTTGCATCATCCAAGCTTAAATGGGACAGTAAATCTGCAACAAAGTTTGACAGCAAAGGTTCACTTTATGGTATACAGATAGGTCCAGAAACAGACATAAGCAAGGCCATCATTGCCAGAACCCAGAAAGCACCACCGTCATTACAGATTCATCATGAACCTCTAGCCTGCCTTCTTCAGTTGGTCCGTGTCCTGAATTTGCCAACTCTTGTTCTTATAGGGCAAAGGGGTCAGCGAATTTCTGATAAAGAAGAGCTTGAG ATACTTTATGAAATTGGGGAACTTTTGGCAAACACTTGTAAGGTAAACTTCTCAAGAGGCAAAATCACATGGAAGCCAACAAAAAAATCGAAGGATGAACAGGAGCCATGGCGTGCATTGTATGGTTAA